The Rathayibacter caricis DSM 15933 genomic sequence GCGACCTCGGTGTTCTCGGTCAGCGCCGAGCCTCCGCTCTTCGTCTTCTCGCTGTCGGCGGCCTCCTCGAGCACGCCCGCGATCCGCGCCTCCGAGACGCTCGTCGTCCACCTGCTCGGCGCGCAGCAGCTCGACCTCGCGCGACTGGGCTCGACGAGCGGGATCGACCGCTTCGCCGACACGTCGCTCTGGTCGCGGCTGCCCACCGGCGAGCCCTACTTCCCGGCCGCCGCGGCGTGGATCCGCGGCACCGTCATCAACCGGATGGAGGCGGGCTCGTCCACGATCGTGGCCGTGCACGCCCTCGAGGCGCACGTTCCCGAGGACTCGGACGCCACGGCGCCGCTGGTCTACCACAACCGCACCTGGCACCACCTCGGCGAGCACTCGCGGCTCGGCTGACCCGCTCGAAAATCGAAGCGGCCGTCCTCGGCATCCGAGGGCGGCCGCTTCGGCGTTCAGCCCGGCTCAGGCGTCGCCGACGGCGACAGCACTGATCAGGCGTCGCCGACGGCGACAGCGCTGATCAGGCGTCGCCGACGGCGACCGGGCGGCCCGGCGTGTTGGACCACTGCGACCAGGAACCCGGGAACACCCGCGGGGCGAAGCCCGCGAGCGTGAGGGCGACCGCATCGGCTGCGGCCGTCACTCCGGAACCGCAGTAGACGCCGACGGGCGCGTCGCCGCTTACGCCCAGTGACTCGAAGCGGGCGCGGAGCTCGTCGCCCGGCAGGAAGCGGCCGGAGTCGTCGACGTTCGCGGTCGCCGGGGCGTTGCGGGCGCCGGGGATGTGCCCCGCCCGCGGGTCGATCGGCTCGACGTCCCCGCGGAACCGCTCGGGTGCACGGGCGTCCAGCAGCACGCCGTGCCCGGGCAGCGCGGCGGCGTCGTCGATGTCGAGCACGGGCAGCGCGCCGTAGCGCAGCTCCACGTCCCCCTCCGGATGCTCGACCGGCCCGGTCGCGAGCGGGCGGCCCGAGCCGGTCCACGCGCGCAGCGAGCCGTCGAGCAGGCGCACTTCCGCCACGCCGGCGGAGCGCAGCAACCACCAGGCACGGGCCGACGACAGGTTCTTGAGGTCGTCGTAGACGACGACGGACTGTCCCTGCCGCAGGCCCCAGCGGCGCGCCGCCTCCTGCAGCCGCTCGACGGAGGGCAGCGGGTGCCGTCCCTGCTCCGGTGCACCGTGCTCCGCCAGCTCGTGGTCGAGGTCGACGTAGACCGCGCCGGGCAGGTGGCCCTCCAGGTACGCCGGGCGCCCGTCGGGGCGGTCCAGCCGCCAGCGCACGTCCAGGACGAGGGGCGGCTCGGGCGAGGCGAGGGCCGCCTCGAGCTCGTCGGGGGCGACGAGGACATCGCTCCGGGCGGGGGTGTCGGTCATGACGGTCCTTTCGAGGGGGCGCTCACAGCGCTGTTCCGGGATTCAGGATGCCCTGCGGATCGAAGACCCGCCGCACCGCTCGCTGCAGGGCGACGACCTCGGGTCCGAGCTCACGGCGGGCCCACTCGCGCTTGAGGGCGCCGACGCCGTGCTCGCCGCTGACGGTGCCGCCGAGCTCCAGGGCGAGGGCGAAGACCGCCTCCGCGGCGGCCTCGGCTTGGCGCCGGGCCGCGTCGGAGTCGTTGCGCACGCGGATGATCGGGTGCAGGTTGCCGTCGCCCGCGTGGGCGAAGACGTAGACGTCGGCACCGGTGTCCTCGGCGATCGCGTGCACCCGCCGGATCGCCTCGGCGAGCCGGGACCGCGGCACGGCGATGTCCTCGATGAGGACCCGGCCGCGCGCCTCGATCGCGGGGAGGGCGTCGCGGCGAGCGGAGGCGAGCGCGAGTCCCTCCGCGGGGTCGAGCGTCGTCTCGACGCTGAGGGCGGTCTCGGCGAGGACGGTGCGGACCGCCTCGATCTCGTCGGCCGCGCCGAAGCCGTCGGTCTGCACCAGGAGGAAGGCGCCGCCGCGGAGGGCCAGCGCGGTGCCCCGGAGGGCGTCGATCGCCCCGAGCGTACGGTCGTCGACCAGTTCGAGGACGCTCGGGCGCAGTCCCGCACGGGCGAGGGCGGTGGTGGCCTCGGCTCCGGTCGCGACGTCGGCGAAGTAGGCCGCAGCGGTGGCGACGGACCGTGGCCGCGGGAGGAGTCGCAGCGTGGCGCCGACGACGACGCCGAGACTCCCCTCCGAGCCCACGACGAGTGCCGTGAGATCGAGACCGACGACGCCCTTCAGAGTGTCGCGGCCGAGGTGCACGAGCGACCCGTCGGCCAGCACGACGTCGAGGGCGAGGACCGCGTCGCGGGTGACCCCGTACTTGGCTCCGCGGAGGCCGCCGGCGTTCGTCGCGATGTTGCCGCCGACGGTCGAGATCTCCACGCTGCCGGGGTCCGGGGCGTAGAGGAGGCCGTGCTCGGCGGCGGCCCGGTCGAGGTCGGCCGTGATCACGCCGGGCTCGACGCGCGCGACCTGGTCGACGGGGTCGATCGAGAGGATGCGGTGCAGTCCCGAGACGTCGAGGATCAGCGAGCCCTCCCCGGCGCTGGCGGCTCCCGCGAGCCCGGAGGCGGCTCCCCGCGTCACGACGGGGATCCCCTCCGCGGACGCCCGGGCGAGGGTCGCGCGCACCTCGTCGACCGAGCGGGCACGGACGACCTCCGCCGGGACTCCGCCCGGGGACCAGCCCGAGCGGTCGGCGCGGAGGGAGGGGAGATCGGGCGCGAGGGCGCTCACGCGTCGAGCCGCTCGACGATCGGCGCGGCACCCGCAGAGACCCTGACCCGCTCGAGGAAGAGCACGACGGTCGCGGCGACGGAGCGGTGCGTGACGTCGTTCAGGACGTCGTGCCGGCCGCCCGCGACCAGGTGGATCTCGGCGTGCGGGGCGGTGCGGTGCACGGCGACCGCCTCCTCCACGGGGCTGACCGGGTCGGCGTCGCCGTGCAGGGCGAGCAGCGGCACCGCGACGGCGCTCGCCGCCACCGCGAGCAGCTCGGGCGGCAGGACAGCGGTGGGGACGGAGCCGGTCTCGCGGGCGAGGACGCCGGCGTGGGCCGGGCAGGCGGTGCGATCGGCGACGGCCGCTCCCTCGGGGCGGACCGGGAGGCCCGCGACCACGACGGCGTCGACCGCGGTGGTGGCCGCGATCTCGAGCGCGATCGCCGCGCCTGCGTCGGAGCCGACGAGCACGACGGGGGCGACGAGGGACGGATCGGCGAGGAGCGCCCGCGCGGCATCGGCGACGCCGTCGGCGATCGCCTCGCCGAGCACGCGGACCCGGTAGGCGTCGCGGGCGAGGCGGGAGCCGAAGCGCTCGTAGACGGCCGGGGTCTCGCCCCGGCCGGCGAGCACGACGAGCGTGCCGCGCGGGGCGATCCCGTCGGGCTCGTCGAAGGCAAGAGGAGCGGGTGCGAGGGCGGGGGCGGTCATGCGGGGACCCTTTCTGAGGGGACGGTGTCGCGAGGAACGGTGTGGGGATGCAGGAGCTCGGCCAGCGCGAGCGGCGCGCGGGCCGCCTCCGCTCCGTGCCGGCCGAGGAGGGACTGGAGGCGCTCGTTCACGGGCGCGGGCACGCCCGTGCGCCGCGAGAGCAGCACGATCTCGCCGTTCAGCAGATCGACCTCGCTCCCGGCGCCCCGGGCGAAGCTCTGCCAGGTCGAGAGGCGCCCGGGGACGTGCCCGGGAACCGGATCGACGACGAGGCGCGTGCCGTCGTCCTCGGCGATCGCGCGGCCGTCGGCGAGCAGCACGGCCCGCGCCTCCGCGGCGAGCGCCGTGCGCGCCTGCGCCCTCTCGACGTCCGTGCCGGCGAAGAGGTCGAGGCCGTTCGCCGTGTTGACGATGAGCTTCCGGGCCTTCCAACCGCTGATGTCGCCGACGGCGCGGGCGGCGAATCCTGCGCGGCGGAGGATCGCGGCGTACTCCTCCGCGCGCGGGTCGTCCGCGTCCGGGTACCGGCCGATCCAGAGCACGCCCACGGTCGGGAAGGACGGCGAGACGACCTCGCCGGGCTCGAGGAAGCTCGCGGCGATGCCGATCGAGACGCCGAAGACGTCGCGGAAGCGGCGGAGCGCCGCGTCCTCGGCCGCGAGCCCGTTCTGCAGGGTGAGGACGGGCAGGTCGGCGCCCGCTCCCCCGCCGACCAGCGGTGTCCAGGCCCACTCGGCGAGCGCCGCCTCGGCGTCCTGCGCCTTGACCGCGAGCACGAGCACGTCGCCGCGGATCGGCGCGACCTCCTCCGGCCCGGCGGCCACCGGCACGGCGACGCTCTCGTCGCCCGCCGGCCGGCGCACGGTGAGCCCGCTCCTGCGCAGCACGCGGAGCTGCTCTCCGCGGGCCACGAGGACGACGGGGTGCCCGGAGAGGTGGAGCTGCGCGGCGAGGACGGAGCCGACGGCGCCCGCTCCGATCACCACGAAGCGCCCGCTCATGCGACGGCTCCCGCTACGGACGTGCCCGGCACGGCGGCCAGGAGCGCCCGGGTGTACTCCGCCTGTGGCGAGCCGAAGACCTGCGCGGTCGTCCCCGCCTCCTCGATGCGCCCACGGTTCAGCACGACGACCTCGTGGGAGACCTCGGCGACGACCGCGAGATCGTGCGAGACGAACAGGTACGCCACTCCGAGGTCCTGCTGCAGCTCGACGAGCAGGTCGAGGATCTGCGCCTGCACCGACACGTCGAGCGCCGAGACCGGCTCGTCGAGGAGCACGAGGTCCGGCCCGAGCGCGAGAGCGCGGGCGAGGGCGACGCGCTGGCGCTGACCGCCGGACAGCTCGACCGGCAGCCGGGAGAGGGACGACTCCGGCAGCCCGACCCGCTCGAGGAGCTCGCGGGCCCGCTGCAGCCGCGAGGAGCGGTCCCCGAGGCGGAACGAGACCAGCGGTTCGATCACCGACTCGAGCACCGTGAAGCGGGGGTCGAGCGCGGCGAACGGGTTCTGGTGCACGAGCTGGATCCGGCGGCGCAGCGGCCGCCACTCCCGCTCGCGCGCCCGGGTCACGTCGACGCCCTCGACCAGCACGCGGCCGCTCGTCGGCGCGACGAGTCCGAGCGCGATCCGCAGGGCGGTCGTCTTGCCCGATCCGGACTCCCCCACCAGGGCGAGGGTTTGCCCGGCGCGGATCGAGAACGACACGTCGTCCAGCGCGCGGAGGTCGGGCCGGCGGCCCGGCAGAGCGAATTCGTGCACCACGTTCTCGATGCGGAGCACCTCCGGCGCGGGCTCCACCCGCGTGAAGCGCGGCACGATCGCGCCCCCGTGTCCCAGGCCCGGGGCGGCGGCGATCAGCGCCCGGGTGTACTCCTCGCGGGGAGCGACGAGGATCCGCGCGGGTGCTCCCTCCTCGACCACGCGGCCCGCGCGCATCACGAGCACCCGGTCGGCCCGGTCGGCGGCGACGGCGAGATCGTGGGTGATGATCAGGAGCGAGATGCCCTGCTCCCGCACCAGCGACTGCAGGTGGTCGAGGATCCGCTTCTGCACCGTGACGTCGAGCGCCGACGTGGGCTCGTCGGCGATGATCAGCCGCGGCTTCCCCGCGAGCGCTATCGCGATGAGCGCCCGTTGGCGCAGTCCGCCCGAGAGCTCGTGCGGGTACTGCCGGGAGCGCAGCTCCGGGTCGTCGATGCCGGCCTCGGCGAGCGCCGCCAGCACCTCCGCGTCGACGGAGCGGCGGTCGACTCCGCGCAGGCGCACCGACTCGGCGACCTGCGCGCCGATGCGCAGCGTCGGGTTCAGCCCGACCATCGGATCCTGCGGCACGAGGGCGACGAACCGACCGCGGAGTCGGCGCAGCTCCTTCTCGGACGCGGCGGTCACGTCGGAGCCGTCGATCGTGATCGATCCGCCCGTCACGCGGCCGTTCGCCGGGAGCAGGCCCAGCACGGCGTTCGCTGTCGTGGATTTGCCGGAGCCGGACTCGCCGACGACCGCCACGATCTCGCCCGGGGCGATCTCGAGCGAGACGTCGTGCACCACGGGCCGGCCGTCGTACGAGACCGAGAGGCTCTCGAGCCGCACCAGCGCGCTCATCGCTGCACCTCCTCGATCGTCTTGGCGACGTGGTTGAGCGAGAACACCAGCAGTCCGACGAAGAGGCCGGGCAGCAGGGACAGCCACGGGCTCGTCACCAGGTAGTTGCGGCCGGTCGAGATGAGCGTGCCCCACTCGGCCGCGGGCGGAGCGGCTCCGAAGCCGAGGAAGCTCAGCGCCGCGACCGCGATGATCGCCGTGCCGAGATCCAGGACGGCGAGGACGGCGACCGGGCCCCAGGAGTTGGGCAGCACGTGCCGCACCAGCACCCGCAGTCGCGTGGCTCCGCCGGTGCGCGCCGCCTCGACGTAGGGCAGCGTCTTCACCCGGAGCACCTCCGCCCGCGTCGTCCGCGCGAATCCCGGCAGGATCCCTATCCCGACCGCGAGGGCGACGGGCAGTGTCCCGAATCCGATCGCCGTGACGATCGCCAGCGCGAGCAGCAGGCCGGGAACGGCGAGCAGGACGTCGACGATCCGCATGATCACGGCGTCCACGACTCCCCCGGAATAGCCGGAGACGACCCCGAGTGTCAGACCGCCGACCAGCGCGATGGCCAGGGCGATCACGGTCGCCTGGATCGTGAGCGCTCCGCCGTGCAGGACGCGCGCGAACAGGTCGCGGCCGAGCTCGTCGGTGCCGAAGAGGTGCGCGGCGCTCGGCGCCTGGAGCTTGTCGATCGGAGCGGTCGCGTACGGATCGTACGAGGTGAACAGCGCGGGAGCGATCGCCGACACCAGCACGAAGACGGCGAAGGCGAGGGCGATCAGGAAGCCCGGTCGGCGCAGGAGCAGGCGGAGCGTCCGCCGCCGCCGCGCCCCGCGCCCGTGCGCGGTCGCGACGGGAGTCACGACGGGCGGCGCGGCCTCGACGGAGGTGTCGGGACGGGTGAGTTCGAGCGTCACGGTCGAGCCGCCTTCGGGGTGTAGGTGATGCGCGGATCCAGGAGCGGGTAGAGCAGGTCGACCAGGAGGTTCACGCCCACGAAGACCGCGGCGGCGAGCACCACGATCGCCTGGACCACCGGCACGTCCTGGGTGAGCACCGACTCCTGGGCGAGAGTGCCGATGCCCTGCCGGGCGAAGATCGTCTCGGCCACGATCGCCCCCGTCACGGTGTTGCCGGCGAGGACGCCGAGGATCGTCAGCGTCGGGAGCGAGGCGTTGCGGAACGCGTGCCGCCACTGCACTGCCGCCCGACCGAGCCCCTTCGCCCGCGCGGTCGTGATGTACGACTCCGTCTGCACGTCCGCGAAGCTGCGGATCAGCACCTGGGCGAGCATCGCCGAGGTCGGGATCGCCATCGTGACCGCCGGCAGGATCAGGCTCGCCGGCGTCGCGCTGCCCGTGGACGGCAGCAGGTGCAGCGTGAAGGCGAAGAACTGGATGAGCAGGAGCCCGATCCAGAAGCCCGGGAACGCCACTCCCGCCGAGGGGAGCCTCCCCAGCACGGTCTTGAGGGGCCGCCACTGCACCAGCGCCGCGACGTACGCGAGCGCCGTGCCGCCGACCAGGGCGAGGCCGATCGCCAGAGCGCTGAGCTGCAGCGTGCCCGGCAGCTTCTCGGCGATCAGGTCGGTGACCGGGATCCCCTTCGTGATCGACGTGCCGAAGTCGCCCCGCAGCGCGCTGCCGAGCATGCCCGCGTACTGCTGCCAGACCGGCTGGTCGAGGCCGTAGCGGGCCTGCGCCTCGGCGAGCTGCTGCGGCGAGAGCGAGTCGAGCTCGACGTTGTTGGCCGACAGGAGGAGCGCCAGCGGGTCGCTCGGCAGCAGCCACAGCACGGCGAAGGTCACCGTGTACGCGGCCCAGAGCACGAGGACCGCCTGCGCGACCCTCCCGAGGACGTACCGGCCGAGGCCGGAGGAGGCGGAGCGCGAGCCCGGCCTCCCGCCGACCACGGCGGGCGGAGCCTCGAGGGTCGTCACGGCTGGATCCAGGCGTCGGCGAAGTCGCCGAACGACTCCGAGGTGAAGCGGAAGCCGTGCACCCGGGACGAGACGCCCGCCAGCTGCACCCGCTCGGCGAACGGGAACACGAGCGCGTCGTCGATCAGGTAGTCCTGCAGCTCGGCGTAGACCGCGGCACGGGCGGTCGGGTCGACCGTCTGCACGCCCTCGTCGAGCAGTGCCTGCACCTCGGCGGCCTGCTCCGGAGCGAAGTTGTTGACCGCCTGCGCCTTCGATCCGGCGACGCGCGAGTCGACGATCCACTGGATCACTCCGGGATCGGCCCGCGTGTAGTACGTCGAGATCAGGTCGTACTGCCCGCTGCCGAGCACGTCGGCGCGCTGGGCGTTGGTGATCACGTTCAGCTCGAGATCGATGCCGACCTGCTTCAGCTGGTCCTGGATCAGCTGATCGCCCGCGCCGAACTGCGCAACGATCGGGACCGACAGCGTCAGCCTGCGGCCGTCCTTCGACCGGTACCCGTCGTCGCCGAGCTCCCAGCCGGCCTCGTCGAGCAGCTCGCCCGCGCCCTCGGCGTCGAACGCCAGAGCGTCCGACTCGTCGACCCAGTAGGGCGTGGTCGTGTTGTAGACGCTCGTCACCGCCGGGTAGTCGGCACCGAACACCGTCGTCGCGTAGGTCTCGCGGTCGATCGCCTTCTGCACCGCCTGCCGCACGCGCGCGTCCGAGAGGATCCGCCCCTCGGCGACGTTGGGGTAGTAGTTGCTCGCGGGTCCCGGCAGTGCGCGGCTCTCGACCGTGTCGCCGCCGCCCGTGATCACGGCCTGGTCGTTCTCGGTGATCGGATTGCGCGGCCAGGCGACGTCGATCTCGTCGCTGGTGAGCTGTCCGACGCGCACGCTGTCCTCGGCGACGTAGGTGACGTCGATCCCGTCCAGGTGCGCCTCCCCCGTGTTCTCGCGCAGCGCCGAGCCCCAGGCGTACCCGTCGCGCTTGTCGAGCGTGATGCCCGTGCCCGGGGTGTAGTCGGTGAGGGTGAAGGGGCCCGAGCCGACGACGTTCCCGAGGCAGCGCTCCTCGGGGGTCGCGGCGTACGAGGAGGCCGCGAGGATCGCCAGATTCGTGGTCGAGGTGCCCTGCAGGAACGAGGCGTTCGGAGCGGCGAACCGCACGGTCACGGTGTCGGCGTCGACGACGTCGGTGCCGGCGTAGCCCGCGAGGTAGACGCCTCCGTAGGCGGAGGGCAGCTCGGCGAGCGTCGCCTGCGCGCTGTCGAAGGCGGTCTTGACGCTGTCGGCGGTGAACGCGGTGCCGTCCGAGAAGGTCACGTCGCTCCGCAGGTCGAAGGTGTACTCGGTTCCGGAGTCGTTCACCGTCCAGTCGGTCGCGAGCCAGGGCCGGATCTCGCCGGTCTCGGGGTCCTGGTCCGTGAGGGAGTCGGCGACGTTGCGGATCACCGTGCGGTGCTCGATCCAGTAGGTCTGGAAGGGGTCGACGCACGAGAACGCCGCGTTGTCGGGGAAGAACGCGAGCCGGAGGCGGCCCCCGTCGACCGGGGCGGAGTCGCCCGAGCCGGTGCCCGCGTCGGAGGCGCCGGAGCAGGCGGTGAGGGCGAGCGCGGAGGCGAGGGCCAGCGCTGCGGCGGACGCCGCGCGGGATCGTCGGAAGGGTGCGGTCATGTCGGTGTCTCCAGAGAAGGGTGGTGCGGGAGGGAGGGCCGGTGCGCGCCGTCAGCGCACGGCGGCCGCGAGGCTGCGGGTGCCGAGGATCACGAGGGCGGCGTCGTCCTGCGGAGGGTGCACGCGCGAGGCGAGCACGTCGCGCAGGTGCCGCTCGAGCGGGTGGTGCCGGGTGAGGCCGGGATTGCCGAGGGCGGCGACGGCGGTCTCGACCGCCGCGACCGCGGACCTGGTGGCGAGGAGCTTGCCGGCGAGGACGCGCTCGGCGGCCTGCGGGTCCCC encodes the following:
- a CDS encoding flavin reductase family protein, with the protein product MSRENLATTSDADAGAHHRAAFAGLSPEEFKLAFRNHAAGVALITADPGTGPVALTATSVFSVSAEPPLFVFSLSAASSSTPAIRASETLVVHLLGAQQLDLARLGSTSGIDRFADTSLWSRLPTGEPYFPAAAAWIRGTVINRMEAGSSTIVAVHALEAHVPEDSDATAPLVYHNRTWHHLGEHSRLG
- a CDS encoding sulfurtransferase; the encoded protein is MTDTPARSDVLVAPDELEAALASPEPPLVLDVRWRLDRPDGRPAYLEGHLPGAVYVDLDHELAEHGAPEQGRHPLPSVERLQEAARRWGLRQGQSVVVYDDLKNLSSARAWWLLRSAGVAEVRLLDGSLRAWTGSGRPLATGPVEHPEGDVELRYGALPVLDIDDAAALPGHGVLLDARAPERFRGDVEPIDPRAGHIPGARNAPATANVDDSGRFLPGDELRARFESLGVSGDAPVGVYCGSGVTAAADAVALTLAGFAPRVFPGSWSQWSNTPGRPVAVGDA
- a CDS encoding FAD-binding oxidoreductase — protein: MSALAPDLPSLRADRSGWSPGGVPAEVVRARSVDEVRATLARASAEGIPVVTRGAASGLAGAASAGEGSLILDVSGLHRILSIDPVDQVARVEPGVITADLDRAAAEHGLLYAPDPGSVEISTVGGNIATNAGGLRGAKYGVTRDAVLALDVVLADGSLVHLGRDTLKGVVGLDLTALVVGSEGSLGVVVGATLRLLPRPRSVATAAAYFADVATGAEATTALARAGLRPSVLELVDDRTLGAIDALRGTALALRGGAFLLVQTDGFGAADEIEAVRTVLAETALSVETTLDPAEGLALASARRDALPAIEARGRVLIEDIAVPRSRLAEAIRRVHAIAEDTGADVYVFAHAGDGNLHPIIRVRNDSDAARRQAEAAAEAVFALALELGGTVSGEHGVGALKREWARRELGPEVVALQRAVRRVFDPQGILNPGTAL
- a CDS encoding alpha/beta hydrolase — protein: MTAPALAPAPLAFDEPDGIAPRGTLVVLAGRGETPAVYERFGSRLARDAYRVRVLGEAIADGVADAARALLADPSLVAPVVLVGSDAGAAIALEIAATTAVDAVVVAGLPVRPEGAAVADRTACPAHAGVLARETGSVPTAVLPPELLAVAASAVAVPLLALHGDADPVSPVEEAVAVHRTAPHAEIHLVAGGRHDVLNDVTHRSVAATVVLFLERVRVSAGAAPIVERLDA
- a CDS encoding ketopantoate reductase family protein; translation: MSGRFVVIGAGAVGSVLAAQLHLSGHPVVLVARGEQLRVLRRSGLTVRRPAGDESVAVPVAAGPEEVAPIRGDVLVLAVKAQDAEAALAEWAWTPLVGGGAGADLPVLTLQNGLAAEDAALRRFRDVFGVSIGIAASFLEPGEVVSPSFPTVGVLWIGRYPDADDPRAEEYAAILRRAGFAARAVGDISGWKARKLIVNTANGLDLFAGTDVERAQARTALAAEARAVLLADGRAIAEDDGTRLVVDPVPGHVPGRLSTWQSFARGAGSEVDLLNGEIVLLSRRTGVPAPVNERLQSLLGRHGAEAARAPLALAELLHPHTVPRDTVPSERVPA
- a CDS encoding dipeptide ABC transporter ATP-binding protein; amino-acid sequence: MSALVRLESLSVSYDGRPVVHDVSLEIAPGEIVAVVGESGSGKSTTANAVLGLLPANGRVTGGSITIDGSDVTAASEKELRRLRGRFVALVPQDPMVGLNPTLRIGAQVAESVRLRGVDRRSVDAEVLAALAEAGIDDPELRSRQYPHELSGGLRQRALIAIALAGKPRLIIADEPTSALDVTVQKRILDHLQSLVREQGISLLIITHDLAVAADRADRVLVMRAGRVVEEGAPARILVAPREEYTRALIAAAPGLGHGGAIVPRFTRVEPAPEVLRIENVVHEFALPGRRPDLRALDDVSFSIRAGQTLALVGESGSGKTTALRIALGLVAPTSGRVLVEGVDVTRAREREWRPLRRRIQLVHQNPFAALDPRFTVLESVIEPLVSFRLGDRSSRLQRARELLERVGLPESSLSRLPVELSGGQRQRVALARALALGPDLVLLDEPVSALDVSVQAQILDLLVELQQDLGVAYLFVSHDLAVVAEVSHEVVVLNRGRIEEAGTTAQVFGSPQAEYTRALLAAVPGTSVAGAVA
- a CDS encoding ABC transporter permease; protein product: MTLELTRPDTSVEAAPPVVTPVATAHGRGARRRRTLRLLLRRPGFLIALAFAVFVLVSAIAPALFTSYDPYATAPIDKLQAPSAAHLFGTDELGRDLFARVLHGGALTIQATVIALAIALVGGLTLGVVSGYSGGVVDAVIMRIVDVLLAVPGLLLALAIVTAIGFGTLPVALAVGIGILPGFARTTRAEVLRVKTLPYVEAARTGGATRLRVLVRHVLPNSWGPVAVLAVLDLGTAIIAVAALSFLGFGAAPPAAEWGTLISTGRNYLVTSPWLSLLPGLFVGLLVFSLNHVAKTIEEVQR
- a CDS encoding ABC transporter permease, giving the protein MTTLEAPPAVVGGRPGSRSASSGLGRYVLGRVAQAVLVLWAAYTVTFAVLWLLPSDPLALLLSANNVELDSLSPQQLAEAQARYGLDQPVWQQYAGMLGSALRGDFGTSITKGIPVTDLIAEKLPGTLQLSALAIGLALVGGTALAYVAALVQWRPLKTVLGRLPSAGVAFPGFWIGLLLIQFFAFTLHLLPSTGSATPASLILPAVTMAIPTSAMLAQVLIRSFADVQTESYITTARAKGLGRAAVQWRHAFRNASLPTLTILGVLAGNTVTGAIVAETIFARQGIGTLAQESVLTQDVPVVQAIVVLAAAVFVGVNLLVDLLYPLLDPRITYTPKAARP
- a CDS encoding ABC transporter substrate-binding protein, whose protein sequence is MTAPFRRSRAASAAALALASALALTACSGASDAGTGSGDSAPVDGGRLRLAFFPDNAAFSCVDPFQTYWIEHRTVIRNVADSLTDQDPETGEIRPWLATDWTVNDSGTEYTFDLRSDVTFSDGTAFTADSVKTAFDSAQATLAELPSAYGGVYLAGYAGTDVVDADTVTVRFAAPNASFLQGTSTTNLAILAASSYAATPEERCLGNVVGSGPFTLTDYTPGTGITLDKRDGYAWGSALRENTGEAHLDGIDVTYVAEDSVRVGQLTSDEIDVAWPRNPITENDQAVITGGGDTVESRALPGPASNYYPNVAEGRILSDARVRQAVQKAIDRETYATTVFGADYPAVTSVYNTTTPYWVDESDALAFDAEGAGELLDEAGWELGDDGYRSKDGRRLTLSVPIVAQFGAGDQLIQDQLKQVGIDLELNVITNAQRADVLGSGQYDLISTYYTRADPGVIQWIVDSRVAGSKAQAVNNFAPEQAAEVQALLDEGVQTVDPTARAAVYAELQDYLIDDALVFPFAERVQLAGVSSRVHGFRFTSESFGDFADAWIQP